One stretch of Alcaligenes aquatilis DNA includes these proteins:
- a CDS encoding EamA family transporter has protein sequence MSWTALLLVVCAAFIHAGWNLLSKRAAMAGAHFVFAYSFFAILFYFPIMLWVVFTQGNMPWTSETITCLLLSALLHMGYSLSLQKGYQVADLSVVYPIARGTGPMLSSIGAFILLGEPVRPLGVLGILLVVMGILLIATQGHLRRFFSPSALTGVRWGMQTGVLIAAYTVVDAYGVTVLLISPFLLDWFSNVLRLGMLAPFIAKRGRDGFVKLKPYWKLAAAVGLLSPMSYILVLQALRLGAPLSMVAPAREMSMMAGTLLGMVVLREKANIWSLLGCAVMISGVIALTSGPAA, from the coding sequence ATGTCCTGGACCGCGTTGTTGTTGGTGGTGTGTGCTGCGTTCATTCATGCGGGTTGGAATCTGCTCTCAAAACGGGCTGCGATGGCAGGAGCGCATTTCGTATTTGCCTACTCTTTTTTCGCCATCCTGTTTTACTTCCCCATCATGCTGTGGGTGGTTTTCACTCAAGGCAATATGCCTTGGACTAGCGAAACCATTACCTGTTTGCTGCTCAGCGCCTTGCTGCATATGGGCTATAGCCTAAGTCTGCAAAAAGGCTATCAGGTGGCAGACCTATCGGTGGTGTATCCCATCGCTCGGGGCACCGGGCCCATGCTCTCGTCTATTGGTGCCTTCATCTTGCTGGGCGAACCGGTACGGCCTTTGGGCGTGCTCGGTATTTTGCTGGTGGTGATGGGGATTTTGCTCATTGCCACACAAGGTCACCTACGACGTTTTTTCAGCCCCTCTGCATTGACAGGGGTGCGTTGGGGCATGCAGACCGGGGTTCTGATTGCCGCCTATACCGTGGTGGATGCTTATGGCGTTACCGTCTTGTTGATCTCGCCGTTTCTGCTGGACTGGTTCAGCAATGTGCTGCGGCTGGGCATGTTGGCCCCCTTCATCGCCAAGCGTGGGCGCGATGGTTTCGTCAAACTTAAACCTTATTGGAAATTGGCGGCGGCCGTGGGCCTGCTCTCGCCCATGTCCTACATTCTGGTTTTGCAGGCCTTGAGGCTGGGAGCACCCTTGTCCATGGTGGCCCCTGCTCGTGAAATGTCCATGATGGCAGGCACGCTGTTGGGCATGGTCGTGCTGCGCGAGAAGGCCAATATCTGGAGTTTGTTGGGCTGTGCCGTCATGATCAGCGGGGTTATTGCCCTGACCTCCGGTCCTGCTGCCTGA
- a CDS encoding monooxygenase yields MSTLLYVDFPYPGPWGSEMSDAMQELAQSISLEPGLIWKIWTENKEQSKAGGVYLFKDKSSAQAYLDMHSKRLNSFGITDIDARFFDVNQPLTDINSGPLSAK; encoded by the coding sequence ATGAGCACCTTGCTGTATGTTGATTTTCCTTACCCAGGCCCGTGGGGGTCAGAGATGAGCGACGCCATGCAAGAACTGGCGCAATCAATCAGCCTGGAGCCGGGTCTGATCTGGAAAATCTGGACAGAAAACAAGGAACAATCCAAAGCAGGCGGGGTCTATCTGTTCAAGGACAAGTCCAGCGCGCAGGCGTATCTGGACATGCACAGCAAGCGGCTCAATAGCTTTGGCATCACCGACATTGATGCACGCTTCTTCGATGTGAACCAGCCACTGACAGACATTAATTCTGGCCCCTTGTCGGCCAAGTAA
- a CDS encoding carboxymuconolactone decarboxylase family protein: MSRLTLPDVAQAPAASQPALQEIQKAFGGSVPAMFRMVSNSPAALRSMWGSFGAFAGGQLGAKLGEQLAVAIADRNRCEYCLAAHNVLGANAGLSPETLAQAQRGQSDDPRTAAALKFVLKLVDQRGQVSAADVQAVRDAGFSEGEVVELVGVTALNLFTNYINNALEVPVDFKAVELTA, translated from the coding sequence ATGTCCCGCCTTACTTTGCCTGACGTTGCCCAAGCTCCCGCTGCCAGCCAGCCCGCTTTGCAGGAAATTCAAAAAGCATTTGGTGGCAGCGTGCCCGCCATGTTCCGTATGGTGTCCAATTCGCCCGCCGCCTTGCGCAGCATGTGGGGCTCCTTCGGCGCTTTTGCCGGTGGCCAGCTGGGTGCGAAATTAGGTGAGCAATTGGCCGTAGCCATTGCTGATCGCAATCGTTGCGAATACTGCCTGGCCGCCCACAACGTGCTCGGTGCCAATGCCGGCTTGAGTCCGGAGACGCTGGCCCAGGCCCAGCGTGGTCAGTCCGATGATCCACGTACCGCAGCGGCCTTGAAGTTTGTGCTCAAGCTGGTGGATCAGCGTGGGCAAGTGTCGGCTGCCGATGTGCAAGCCGTGCGCGATGCCGGTTTTTCTGAAGGTGAAGTGGTGGAACTGGTCGGTGTGACCGCCTTGAACCTGTTCACCAACTACATCAATAACGCGCTGGAAGTCCCGGTTGATTTCAAGGCTGTTGAACTGACTGCGTAA
- a CDS encoding AraC family transcriptional regulator — MNLDRLSLLLEQFRVRAHLFYNGSLCGVTRFSAQPGRAFLHILRRGQLSVRHDPRDPVPEIMTIDRPSLLFYPRPLEHAFYDLPEEGSDFTCATLDFDGGEHHPLARSLPDLIIVPLEEAAGLEQALDLLFAETESVRCGHRLLADRLFEIVLLQLLRWLFDHPDRCEIPVGLFRGLSHPPVARALLAIQADPGRDWTVQSLAQEAKMSRSAFAVQFKHWVGDTPADYLAQWRLSLACQRLAQGQSAKRIALDLGYANPSALSRLFRQRTGQSMRQWLAARQSA; from the coding sequence ATGAACCTGGATCGCCTCTCCCTTCTGCTGGAACAGTTCCGCGTTCGCGCCCATTTGTTCTACAACGGCTCTTTATGTGGGGTAACCCGCTTCTCGGCCCAGCCAGGGCGTGCCTTTTTGCACATTCTGCGACGCGGCCAGTTAAGCGTGCGCCACGACCCGCGTGATCCGGTGCCGGAAATCATGACGATTGATCGCCCCAGCCTGTTGTTTTATCCTCGCCCGCTGGAGCATGCCTTTTACGATCTACCTGAGGAGGGCTCGGACTTCACCTGCGCCACCCTGGATTTTGACGGGGGAGAGCATCACCCCTTGGCCCGCTCTCTGCCCGATCTGATTATTGTCCCGCTGGAAGAGGCCGCTGGTCTGGAGCAGGCACTGGACCTGCTCTTTGCGGAAACGGAGTCGGTACGCTGCGGCCATCGGCTGTTGGCGGACCGTCTGTTCGAGATTGTCTTGTTGCAATTGCTGCGTTGGCTGTTTGACCATCCTGATCGTTGCGAGATTCCCGTAGGTTTGTTTCGCGGCTTGTCGCACCCGCCTGTGGCGCGAGCTTTGCTGGCCATTCAGGCCGATCCGGGCCGGGACTGGACCGTGCAATCGTTGGCACAGGAAGCCAAGATGTCACGCAGCGCATTTGCCGTGCAGTTCAAGCATTGGGTCGGCGATACGCCAGCCGACTATCTGGCCCAATGGCGCCTGTCGCTTGCCTGTCAGCGGCTGGCCCAGGGCCAGTCTGCCAAACGCATTGCCCTGGATCTAGGCTATGCCAATCCCTCTGCCCTATCCCGTCTGTTTCGGCAGCGCACGGGCCAATCCATGCGGCAATGGCTGGCTGCCCGTCAATCAGCTTGA
- a CDS encoding LysR substrate-binding domain-containing protein has product MLDSKLSEMFLVVAEELHFGRAAQRLFMTQPPLSQAIRRLEEQIGATLFIRTTRTVQLTAAGQELQRRLRLIGNELEQTLQAVQQVHRGETGMLRIALTPSSAYAGVSKHLYRFRQDFPQVDIQIYEMNSSEMPAALYERRVDVAMIRPSFAVPDLNPQLVESEPMMFVLRRDDPRAQEHSQGLTLHQAFSYEMVAYSRQQSRYFHLLQQRMLQRSGCLPRFAQESMVPTVLVMVEAGIAPAIVPASLARLRTDTLEYLPLLDADDITAELMSAYVSDNTNPALVNFLAVLEQHRSS; this is encoded by the coding sequence ATGCTGGACTCCAAATTAAGCGAGATGTTCTTGGTGGTGGCCGAAGAGCTGCATTTTGGCCGTGCTGCTCAGCGTTTGTTCATGACCCAACCGCCCTTGAGTCAGGCCATACGCAGGCTGGAAGAACAGATAGGGGCGACCTTGTTTATCCGCACCACGCGCACGGTGCAATTGACGGCGGCCGGACAGGAGTTGCAGCGTCGCCTGCGCCTGATCGGCAACGAGCTGGAGCAGACGCTGCAGGCGGTACAGCAAGTGCATAGAGGCGAAACCGGCATGTTGCGTATTGCACTGACGCCCAGCAGTGCCTATGCCGGCGTGTCCAAGCATCTGTATCGCTTTCGCCAGGACTTCCCCCAAGTAGATATTCAGATCTACGAGATGAATTCCAGCGAGATGCCCGCTGCCCTGTACGAGCGCCGGGTGGATGTGGCCATGATCCGGCCTTCCTTTGCTGTGCCGGACTTGAACCCGCAGTTGGTGGAGTCCGAACCCATGATGTTTGTGCTCAGGCGTGATGATCCACGTGCCCAGGAACATAGCCAGGGACTGACCTTGCATCAGGCTTTTTCTTATGAAATGGTGGCGTACTCACGCCAGCAGTCGCGTTATTTTCATCTGCTGCAGCAGCGCATGTTGCAGCGCTCGGGCTGCTTGCCGCGCTTTGCGCAGGAAAGCATGGTGCCTACGGTGCTGGTCATGGTCGAAGCGGGTATTGCTCCAGCGATTGTGCCCGCGTCCTTGGCGCGCTTGCGTACCGATACCTTGGAGTATCTGCCTTTGCTGGACGCAGACGATATTACGGCCGAGCTAATGAGTGCTTATGTCTCGGACAATACCAACCCGGCTTTGGTGAATTTTCTGGCGGTGCTGGAGCAGCATCGCTCAAGCTGA
- a CDS encoding Bug family tripartite tricarboxylate transporter substrate binding protein, with protein sequence MTVFKHRAPLLSGLLTLTLLGSGSAMADAPYPSQAITFVVPYAAGGSSDTRSRMLAQKMSDSLGVTIVVENKPGASGNIGTSMIARAKPNGYTIGLGNFGPMSVNKALYGSNLPFDPEQDLQPIALIERGAMALGVNSSSPYQSLADLVADGKQNPNKLDYASTGAGGASHLLTEQFKATSGFDAVHVPYRGGAPASNDLLAGNISFYLELASLFLPHMQIDNPRLRVLGVTSQERLKAMPDTPTFKEQGVDLVASNWFGVIAPAGLPADVLEKLNTAVNDALKDPDYRQIVESQGAQVVGGTPEEFTAFVKEETKRWTALIKDQNISIQ encoded by the coding sequence ATGACTGTATTCAAGCATCGCGCCCCCTTATTGAGTGGCCTGCTCACACTGACGTTGTTGGGTTCCGGTTCGGCCATGGCCGACGCGCCTTACCCGTCGCAAGCCATTACCTTTGTGGTGCCTTATGCTGCAGGTGGCAGCTCGGACACCCGTTCGCGCATGCTGGCTCAAAAAATGAGCGACAGCCTGGGGGTGACGATTGTGGTGGAAAACAAGCCCGGTGCCAGCGGCAATATCGGCACCAGCATGATTGCCCGCGCCAAGCCCAACGGCTACACCATCGGCCTGGGCAACTTTGGCCCCATGTCGGTGAACAAGGCACTGTACGGCAGCAACCTGCCCTTCGATCCTGAACAGGATTTGCAACCCATCGCCCTGATCGAGCGCGGCGCCATGGCGCTGGGTGTGAACAGCAGCTCGCCCTACCAGTCCTTGGCCGATCTGGTGGCCGACGGCAAGCAAAACCCCAACAAACTGGACTACGCCTCGACCGGCGCAGGCGGTGCATCGCACTTGCTAACTGAACAATTCAAGGCCACCTCCGGCTTTGATGCCGTACACGTGCCTTACCGTGGTGGTGCTCCCGCATCGAACGATCTGCTGGCCGGTAATATTTCCTTCTATCTGGAGCTGGCCAGCTTGTTCCTGCCCCACATGCAAATCGACAACCCGCGCCTGCGCGTGCTGGGCGTGACCTCGCAAGAGCGTCTGAAAGCCATGCCGGACACCCCCACCTTCAAAGAACAAGGGGTGGACCTGGTGGCCTCGAACTGGTTTGGCGTGATTGCTCCCGCAGGGTTGCCCGCTGATGTGCTGGAAAAACTGAACACTGCTGTCAATGACGCCCTGAAAGATCCAGACTATCGTCAGATTGTGGAGTCCCAAGGTGCTCAAGTCGTAGGTGGCACGCCTGAAGAATTCACCGCTTTTGTGAAAGAAGAAACCAAACGCTGGACTGCACTGATCAAGGATCAGAACATCTCGATCCAGTAA
- a CDS encoding amidase, which produces MTAPPSSLALQDQSIQAWSWLADPATCISTAPDGPLAGLTFGVKDVLDVQGMPTRYGAHFPHALPAERDAACVALLRQAGAIAMGKTVTAEFAYAAPGPTRNPLNLDHTPGGSSSGSAAAVAAGMVDFALGTQTGGSMMRPAAFTGILGFKPSFGAVHRSGLFLLCDSLDTIGYFSRDLSVLRRVASVLQGLPDSRVPSAPRIGVLDGKDLGPITPAALAALEQGCQHLEQQGARLERLPADAQLKELLILQGQIMAYEMARSLLPVWQASPDALRPVTVQAIKQGLDLPPADYHAWQARRRQLQQEWQDRYGHFDALLTPAAPGPAPYGLDSTGSSVLNRPWSLLGWPTLSLPAPGQDSPLPLGLQLIGQAHQDGALLDLASLLCPVKQV; this is translated from the coding sequence ATGACTGCCCCCCCTTCCTCTCTCGCTTTGCAGGACCAGTCCATCCAGGCCTGGTCCTGGCTGGCTGATCCGGCCACCTGTATCAGCACTGCCCCCGACGGCCCCTTGGCCGGCCTGACTTTCGGCGTAAAAGACGTGTTGGATGTCCAAGGCATGCCGACACGTTATGGTGCACATTTCCCCCATGCCTTGCCCGCAGAGCGCGATGCAGCTTGCGTCGCCTTGTTGCGCCAGGCCGGCGCCATTGCCATGGGCAAAACTGTCACCGCCGAATTTGCTTACGCCGCCCCCGGCCCCACCCGTAACCCGCTGAACCTGGACCATACGCCTGGCGGTTCTTCCAGTGGTTCAGCAGCAGCCGTAGCGGCCGGTATGGTGGATTTTGCATTGGGCACCCAAACGGGAGGCTCCATGATGCGCCCCGCTGCGTTTACCGGCATCCTGGGTTTCAAACCCAGCTTTGGCGCGGTCCATCGCAGCGGTCTGTTCTTGTTGTGCGACAGCCTGGACACCATTGGCTACTTCAGCCGGGACTTGTCTGTGCTGCGCCGTGTCGCCTCGGTCTTGCAAGGGTTACCGGATAGTCGAGTCCCCAGCGCGCCACGTATCGGCGTGCTCGATGGCAAAGACCTGGGCCCGATTACCCCCGCTGCGCTGGCCGCCTTGGAACAGGGCTGCCAGCACCTGGAGCAACAAGGCGCCCGACTGGAACGTCTGCCTGCAGATGCGCAACTGAAAGAACTGCTGATCCTGCAAGGACAGATCATGGCGTATGAAATGGCCCGCAGCCTGCTGCCCGTCTGGCAAGCCAGCCCGGATGCCTTGCGGCCCGTTACGGTGCAAGCCATCAAGCAGGGCCTGGATCTGCCCCCGGCGGACTACCACGCCTGGCAAGCGCGCCGCCGTCAACTGCAACAGGAATGGCAGGATCGCTATGGGCATTTTGATGCCTTATTGACCCCGGCTGCTCCTGGGCCTGCGCCCTATGGGCTGGACAGTACCGGTTCTTCAGTTCTGAACCGCCCCTGGTCCTTGCTGGGCTGGCCTACCTTGAGCCTGCCCGCACCGGGACAAGACAGCCCGCTGCCTTTGGGTTTGCAACTGATCGGACAAGCTCATCAAGATGGGGCATTGCTAGACCTTGCCTCACTGCTGTGCCCCGTCAAACAGGTCTGA
- a CDS encoding ferric reductase-like transmembrane domain-containing protein translates to MRRPLLLLLSAFFLIWAVEALWLAPSPPGDTLWVVRQEGMLLTGILALGTMTAIMVLALRPRRLEPWLGGMDKAYRLHKWLGIIAILFSLAHWLSKESKGLISAAIGTGGRLAKTPVPEWVSLFKPYAKSLGEWTFYALILMLIITLARRTISYKKWYSLHRLMPVAYLILIFHGVVLTPPAYWSGIGGWALAITMVIGTVAAGIQLLRNLSSAYPHTGTVISCTSQGDVLEVQCRMDQSWPGHQAGQFAFLRLKGESEAHPFTLSDADQDNQIVRFHIKQLGDWTRELPERLHIGQNIELDGPYGRFTQPEGDDNGIYIWVGAGVGATPFLSWLSQEHKEGHAPYAYLQYACQHGYDPLAQALSKAAKEHPDVDLEIYADGRRWSPKEVMQHYHADKPMHIWFCGPAAMGRQLKRELKQTLPAKSWTLHKEHFQFR, encoded by the coding sequence ATGCGTCGCCCTCTCTTATTGCTGCTCTCTGCCTTCTTTTTGATCTGGGCTGTTGAAGCCCTGTGGCTTGCCCCTTCGCCGCCTGGCGATACGCTGTGGGTAGTCCGACAAGAAGGCATGCTGCTGACTGGCATTCTGGCCTTGGGCACCATGACGGCCATCATGGTCCTGGCCCTGCGCCCCCGTCGTCTGGAGCCTTGGCTAGGGGGCATGGACAAAGCCTACAGACTGCATAAGTGGCTGGGCATCATCGCCATTTTGTTCAGCCTGGCCCATTGGCTCAGCAAGGAATCCAAAGGTCTGATTTCTGCGGCGATTGGCACGGGCGGCCGGCTGGCCAAAACTCCTGTTCCTGAATGGGTCAGCCTGTTCAAACCTTATGCCAAATCACTGGGCGAATGGACGTTTTACGCGCTGATTCTGATGCTGATCATCACGCTGGCGCGCCGTACGATTTCCTATAAGAAATGGTACAGCCTGCACCGCCTGATGCCCGTGGCCTATCTGATCCTGATCTTTCATGGTGTGGTGCTGACACCCCCTGCCTACTGGAGCGGCATAGGCGGCTGGGCACTGGCCATCACCATGGTGATCGGGACGGTAGCAGCCGGCATCCAACTGCTACGCAACCTGAGTTCGGCCTATCCACACACAGGCACCGTCATCTCCTGTACGTCACAAGGCGATGTGCTGGAGGTGCAATGCCGCATGGACCAGTCCTGGCCTGGGCACCAGGCCGGACAGTTCGCCTTTCTACGCTTGAAGGGGGAATCTGAAGCCCATCCGTTCACCTTGTCCGATGCCGATCAGGACAACCAGATTGTGCGCTTTCATATCAAGCAACTGGGCGACTGGACACGCGAATTGCCCGAGCGTTTGCATATCGGCCAAAACATCGAGCTCGATGGCCCCTATGGCCGCTTTACTCAGCCGGAAGGTGACGACAACGGTATCTATATCTGGGTCGGTGCCGGTGTAGGCGCCACGCCCTTTCTGTCCTGGTTAAGCCAGGAGCACAAAGAAGGTCATGCTCCCTACGCCTATCTGCAATATGCCTGTCAGCATGGCTATGATCCGCTGGCGCAAGCGTTGAGCAAAGCCGCCAAGGAACACCCGGATGTGGATCTTGAAATTTATGCCGATGGCCGTCGTTGGTCACCCAAAGAGGTCATGCAACACTATCACGCCGACAAGCCCATGCATATCTGGTTCTGTGGGCCGGCGGCCATGGGCAGGCAATTGAAGCGCGAACTCAAGCAGACCTTACCGGCGAAATCCTGGACTTTGCACAAAGAACACTTCCAGTTCCGCTAA
- a CDS encoding TetR/AcrR family transcriptional regulator, producing the protein MTAAKTPRTQPSEVRRRDLLEAAAALFLQQGFDATPVDEIVLRAGMSKGLFYHYFSSKQEILAALREQFIQQFHDRVQGALEQAPEDDWVQRLTCWIRASVQGYRDTLDMHDLVFSDHIRSNYQGERNVVTEPLHRILSEGQNAGVWSVADVDLTAWVIYQGMHGAVDNMGLETAEQWAALEDNLVTLFVSMLGAKLPHPYK; encoded by the coding sequence ATGACCGCCGCTAAAACACCTCGTACCCAACCCTCTGAAGTTCGTCGCCGAGATTTATTGGAGGCGGCCGCCGCCTTGTTTCTGCAACAGGGGTTTGATGCCACGCCAGTCGATGAAATTGTGTTGCGGGCCGGCATGTCCAAGGGCTTGTTCTATCACTATTTCAGTTCCAAACAGGAGATCCTGGCCGCCTTGCGCGAGCAGTTCATCCAGCAGTTTCATGACCGGGTGCAAGGGGCGTTGGAGCAGGCCCCGGAAGATGATTGGGTGCAGCGTCTGACCTGTTGGATTCGGGCCTCGGTACAGGGGTATAGAGACACGCTGGACATGCATGATTTGGTGTTTTCAGACCATATACGCAGCAATTACCAGGGTGAGCGCAACGTGGTGACCGAGCCACTGCACCGGATCCTGAGCGAAGGGCAAAACGCCGGAGTCTGGTCTGTGGCGGATGTGGATTTGACCGCTTGGGTGATCTACCAGGGCATGCACGGCGCAGTCGATAATATGGGTCTGGAAACCGCTGAGCAGTGGGCAGCCCTGGAAGACAATCTGGTGACTCTTTTTGTGTCCATGCTTGGGGCGAAGCTCCCTCACCCGTATAAATAG
- a CDS encoding DHA2 family efflux MFS transporter permease subunit, whose product MTRRLALTIAIYLGTFMVTLDISIVNLALPRMQQALQTDMAGLQWIVDAYALCLSAFMLSAGLLGDRYGRKKSWLLGVLAFTVGSMVCALAGSLSALLWGRIVQGMAGALLIPGALSILTHAFPDTAQRARVIGGWSSFSALALVLGPILGGVLVDVADWPAIFSLNLPLGLLTLGLGLWGIQESANPEHAAFDPIGQLLSVIWLGSLTYGLISAGEQGWHATETLRSLGVAAVTFVTFIYAQTRVARPLLPLSLFRDYRFSTANIASFVLGFAAYSNVFFLSLFFQNALGWSATQTGWGLAPQFISMAVLASRFGALSQRFGLKLILTTGFGLMAAGSWFMMLLQPGTSYWMAGVALAVLGIGMGLSVPACSTLVMNLVPRERSGMASATTNAIRQTGMTLGVALLASLMSQGAVSSLSSRLDPVNPLLEQAQHIISSGQVNLPASADPVFWMHAIQHAWADGFHRVMFWAGLLAVFSLVLLLRLRLPRVQAAPAAAVELH is encoded by the coding sequence ATGACTCGCCGACTTGCTCTAACCATCGCCATTTACCTGGGGACCTTCATGGTTACCCTGGACATCAGCATCGTCAATCTTGCCTTGCCCCGCATGCAGCAAGCCCTGCAAACCGATATGGCCGGGCTGCAGTGGATTGTGGATGCGTATGCGCTGTGTCTGTCCGCCTTCATGCTGTCCGCCGGCCTGCTGGGGGATCGCTACGGACGCAAGAAAAGCTGGCTGCTGGGCGTGCTGGCCTTCACCGTCGGCTCCATGGTGTGCGCCTTGGCCGGTTCATTGAGCGCCCTGCTTTGGGGCCGCATCGTGCAAGGCATGGCGGGGGCTTTGCTTATTCCCGGTGCCTTGTCCATCCTGACACACGCCTTTCCGGACACGGCCCAGCGTGCCCGGGTGATTGGCGGCTGGTCCTCCTTCAGCGCACTGGCCCTGGTGCTGGGCCCGATTCTGGGCGGTGTGCTGGTTGATGTGGCCGACTGGCCTGCGATCTTCAGCCTGAACCTGCCACTGGGTCTGCTGACCTTGGGCTTGGGCCTGTGGGGCATTCAGGAATCGGCCAACCCCGAACACGCGGCCTTCGACCCGATCGGCCAGTTGCTAAGCGTTATCTGGCTCGGTTCCCTGACCTACGGCCTGATCAGCGCGGGTGAACAAGGCTGGCACGCCACCGAGACGCTACGCTCCCTGGGCGTGGCCGCGGTCACTTTCGTGACGTTTATCTATGCCCAAACCCGCGTCGCCCGCCCCTTGCTGCCGTTAAGCCTGTTTCGGGACTACCGCTTCAGCACCGCCAATATCGCCTCCTTTGTGCTGGGTTTTGCCGCCTACAGCAATGTGTTTTTCCTGTCTCTGTTCTTCCAGAACGCCTTAGGCTGGAGCGCAACCCAAACCGGCTGGGGGCTGGCCCCGCAGTTCATCAGCATGGCCGTGCTGGCCTCCCGTTTCGGTGCCTTAAGCCAACGCTTTGGCTTGAAGCTGATCCTGACTACGGGTTTTGGCCTGATGGCAGCCGGTTCCTGGTTCATGATGTTGTTGCAACCTGGCACTTCCTACTGGATGGCGGGTGTCGCTTTGGCCGTACTGGGCATAGGCATGGGCTTGTCTGTTCCGGCATGCAGTACCTTGGTCATGAATCTGGTGCCGCGTGAGCGTTCCGGCATGGCATCGGCCACTACCAACGCCATCCGCCAAACCGGCATGACCTTGGGCGTTGCCCTGCTGGCGTCCTTGATGAGCCAGGGCGCCGTCAGCTCTTTGTCCAGCCGCCTTGATCCGGTCAATCCCCTGCTGGAGCAGGCTCAGCACATCATTAGCTCCGGTCAGGTAAATCTGCCTGCCTCGGCCGATCCCGTGTTCTGGATGCACGCCATCCAGCACGCCTGGGCGGACGGCTTCCACCGCGTCATGTTCTGGGCCGGATTGCTGGCCGTCTTCAGTCTGGTTCTGCTGCTGCGTCTGCGTTTGCCTCGTGTGCAGGCAGCGCCTGCCGCTGCGGTGGAATTGCATTAA
- a CDS encoding RNA-binding S4 domain-containing protein, which translates to MDKLRLDKWLWAARFYKTRSLASEEITKGRVLLNQQSTKPAREVSIGDVITLRKETPAMEVHVTALSGVRGPAPVARQLYQETEESSTRRAQAAEQRRLAPEPALDFDAGRPTKKDRRQMQLLRGK; encoded by the coding sequence ATGGACAAATTACGACTGGATAAATGGCTCTGGGCAGCGCGCTTTTACAAGACGCGCAGCCTGGCTTCTGAGGAGATCACCAAAGGACGGGTTTTGCTGAATCAGCAAAGCACCAAACCTGCCCGCGAAGTCTCCATTGGTGATGTGATTACCCTGCGCAAAGAAACACCGGCCATGGAAGTTCACGTCACCGCATTGAGCGGCGTGCGTGGCCCAGCCCCGGTTGCGCGCCAGTTGTATCAGGAAACGGAAGAAAGCAGCACACGGCGCGCCCAGGCCGCCGAACAACGCCGTCTGGCCCCCGAGCCTGCACTGGATTTTGATGCCGGGCGTCCGACCAAAAAAGATCGTCGTCAAATGCAGTTGCTGCGAGGTAAATAG